One window of Nitrosophilus labii genomic DNA carries:
- a CDS encoding TraK domain-containing protein, with translation MKKMMLMVVFAITQMLAVTIIDNPTSETVTVKVSNRSVNRIVLPSKILDVAYSKEKGVDIKINGNQAFIKYIPIKKEKLEQIGKNKMKPVGEPEIIYTKAKPAEVFFVTENKTYTFALIPKNIKAQTIIVNDFTKKAKEILKYETEDDYVTVLAKITTQILKGNTPLGYQLKPLNEQIGKEEGKRYIVKAVYKGVLYNAYLIDVINTTKKPMTIDAKKIAKFSPGKPKAVTVYYGNEANLLLPFQKAQVVIIVKAEK, from the coding sequence ATGAAGAAAATGATGTTAATGGTGGTATTTGCGATAACACAAATGCTTGCTGTTACAATTATCGATAATCCTACCTCTGAAACCGTAACCGTCAAGGTTTCAAACAGATCTGTAAATAGAATAGTACTCCCTTCTAAAATACTTGATGTTGCATATTCAAAGGAAAAGGGTGTAGATATAAAAATAAACGGTAATCAGGCTTTTATAAAATATATCCCAATTAAAAAAGAGAAGCTTGAACAAATTGGCAAAAACAAAATGAAACCTGTCGGAGAACCTGAAATAATCTATACCAAAGCAAAGCCTGCTGAAGTTTTTTTTGTAACGGAAAACAAAACATACACTTTTGCTCTTATACCTAAAAATATAAAAGCCCAAACAATAATAGTTAACGATTTTACCAAAAAGGCAAAAGAGATCTTAAAGTATGAAACGGAAGATGACTATGTTACAGTGTTGGCCAAAATAACAACCCAAATATTAAAAGGCAATACCCCTCTTGGCTACCAGTTGAAACCATTAAATGAACAAATAGGTAAAGAGGAGGGAAAAAGATATATTGTAAAGGCTGTTTATAAAGGTGTTTTATACAACGCTTATCTGATTGATGTAATCAATACAACAAAAAAACCAATGACAATAGATGCAAAAAAAATTGCAAAATTCTCTCCCGGTAAACCTAAAGCTGTTACGGTTTACTATGGCAATGAAGCAAATTTGTTGCTTCCGTTTCAAAAAGCTCAAGTTGTAATTATAGTAAAGGCTGAAAAATGA